CTGGTGGCGGCAGAGTTGAAAAAACGGGGGCTGGAACCGGCGGCTGTCATCCCTTACACACAAGGTAACAAGAACTGGACCCCGATTCTGGATAACATCAAACGTTCCGATGCGGACGCCGTCCTTACCTATATGAATGTATCGGAGGATTCGGCGCTCTTGCTTAAACAGTACCGCCAAATGGGACTGCAGCAGACGTATGTGGGTGCGCCTGCCAGTGTCAGCAACGTCACTCTTAATCTGGCAAAAGAAGCGGCAGAAGGAATTTATGGCGTAGGTGACTATGTGCCCAACCAGAATGAGGCGAATAAAAAGTTTACGGCCGCTTTTCAAGCCAAATTTGGCCAAATTCCGGACGGATTTGCCGGTTGGGTGTATGACGCGATGATGGCCCTGAAGAAAGCGATCGATCAGGAGAAATCAACGGCTCCCGATAAAATCAGGCAAGGGATTCTGTCCATCAAAGGCTGGGAAGGAACGGAGGGGGTCTACGATTTTGATCCAAACGGAGACGGACTGCACGGATACACCGTTGTCAAAATCGAGAATGGCACTCAAAAAATAATTAAAATGGTTAATTTTAAAAAGTGACAGATGATGTCCGGTTCTAAATGAGTGCGCAGGCGGCACGGATTTCGATCTGTGCCGCATCTTTTGGGAGGGGGTTCCGTTGACCGATTTTGTTCAACTGCTGGTGGCAGGTCTTGCAATCGGCGGTATTTATGCGCTGCTTGCGTTGGGATTTGTCTGGATTTACGTAGCACTTGACGCGGTAAATTTTGCGCAGGGGGATTTTGCAATGATCGCCGCCTACTTGGTATTCACGTTTTCGGTGCAAATGCGGGTTCCTTACGGATTGGCGATTGTGTTGGGACTTCTTAGCATGATTTTGCTGGGGATTATTTTTCAACTGTTGGTATATGTCCCGTTTCGTGACAGGTCCAAAAATTATTTGCCCGTTATGATCAGTACGCTTGGTGCTTCGATTTTGCTGCAAAATTTGGTGTTGATGGTGTACGGCCCGTTTCCTCAGCAGTTGCCAAACATTTTCCCTGCCGAGACGGTTCATGTAGGCGGGGTGGTGTTGTCCACCCAATATTTATTGATTTTGGGAGTCACTTTTGCTTTGCTGCTTGTTCAATATATCCTGTTCGAGAAAACGCTGATCGGCAAAAAAATGCAGGCTACGGCACAAGACAAATTAATGGCGCGATTGCTCGGCATTTCGGTAAACACGATGATCATGCTTACATTTATGTACAGCACCGTGCTGGCAGGGGTGGCGGGCATTCTGGTGGCTCCTTTGTTTATGGTGACGAACACAATGGGAGTCATCATTGCGCTAAAAGCATTCTCTGCAAGCATCATTGGGGGATTCAGCAGTGTTCCAGGAGCGATCATTGGGGGATTAGGCATTGGCTTGATCGAAACGTTTGCCGCCGCGTACCTGTCGGAACCGTATAAAGACGCGTTTGCTTTTCTGATTCTGATTGTCTTCCTGTTAATTCGGCCGCAAGGACTGTTTGGCGAGAAAATCGCGCAGAAAGCATGAAGGGGGAGAGAGGATGAAACGAACAAAATCCCTTTGGCTGCTTCTGTTGGTGGTCGTCGCCTGTTTCGCTCCGTGGATGCTGGGAAACGGGCCGCAGATTGACTACTTCGTGACCCTCATGATTCTTGCCGTCAGCTATGCAATCGCTTGTCTTGGCTTAACGGTGGTGTCCGGTTTTGCCGGCCAAATCTCTCTGGCGCAGGCGGCATTTTACGGGGTAGGGGCCTATTCGTTTGCCATTCTGTTGGTCCTGCACCACGTTCCCTATTGGATATCTGTCGTGTTTGCCATTCTGCTCACGCTTGTAAGCGGTTTGCTGCTGGGACTGATTTCCTTAAATATCCGTTCCCACTATTTGGCTCTTGTGACGATCGGATTCGGAATTATTTTGAATTTGGTGTTTCACAATTGGACCGATCTGACAAAAGGGGCTGACGGCATCGGCGGTATTCAAAGGCCCTGGTTGGGTGTTCTGCTTGATAACGACAAATTTTACTTGTCATTTGCTTTGGTCGTGCTGCTTCTGACTGGATTTTTTATTGCGAAACTGAAACGGTCTCGCTGGGGAAGGGCG
The sequence above is a segment of the Effusibacillus dendaii genome. Coding sequences within it:
- a CDS encoding ABC transporter substrate-binding protein; amino-acid sequence: MLIFKLASASLLVCGLMLTAACGGNSQSNPTGGNAAKTSGDPIKVGAIVELTGGAALSGKFKQQGIELAVEQINKEGGIMGRPVQAVFEDDQTSNPGAVSAYQKLISQNVVAVIGSIRSTETQALDPYIRNAKIPMLFGGTDDKLTQAGNEWLLRFRPPDRFAAETLVDYTANDLQKKRIAIIYSSETFGENGKNLVAAELKKRGLEPAAVIPYTQGNKNWTPILDNIKRSDADAVLTYMNVSEDSALLLKQYRQMGLQQTYVGAPASVSNVTLNLAKEAAEGIYGVGDYVPNQNEANKKFTAAFQAKFGQIPDGFAGWVYDAMMALKKAIDQEKSTAPDKIRQGILSIKGWEGTEGVYDFDPNGDGLHGYTVVKIENGTQKIIKMVNFKK
- a CDS encoding branched-chain amino acid ABC transporter permease, with the protein product MTDFVQLLVAGLAIGGIYALLALGFVWIYVALDAVNFAQGDFAMIAAYLVFTFSVQMRVPYGLAIVLGLLSMILLGIIFQLLVYVPFRDRSKNYLPVMISTLGASILLQNLVLMVYGPFPQQLPNIFPAETVHVGGVVLSTQYLLILGVTFALLLVQYILFEKTLIGKKMQATAQDKLMARLLGISVNTMIMLTFMYSTVLAGVAGILVAPLFMVTNTMGVIIALKAFSASIIGGFSSVPGAIIGGLGIGLIETFAAAYLSEPYKDAFAFLILIVFLLIRPQGLFGEKIAQKA